In Trichomycterus rosablanca isolate fTriRos1 chromosome 20, fTriRos1.hap1, whole genome shotgun sequence, one DNA window encodes the following:
- the agmo gene encoding alkylglycerol monooxygenase: MARVEDNSITFSQGTRMLFYLMSPNETSYADIEQVPNFVEQATPFFIGMVLLEMLVGWLKTGSLVIKVNDGTTSLSAGMLSRLPQLFVRGLEVSCYIYVWNNFRILELPWDSAWTWWVAFLGVDFGYYWVHRCSHELNILWAAHQVHHSSEYYNLTTALRQSVTQQFSSWIFYLPMALIVPPSVFAVHIQFNLLYQFWIHTEIVRDLGPLEWILNTPSHHRVHHGRNLYCIDKNYGGTLIIWDRMLGTFAPESDKVIYGLTHPINTFDILYVQFCNYLYLVGQFFNAESVAHKLAVIFNGPGWAPGKPRLGDPEDLPKITGDEVPHSPKWPAALQAYVQVHFLLVLGVYNNLFATQYMLSQTHVLLNTGYILFTLTSLGYIMDQRPNAAVWEMVRCLLMLALHWFGYVSPVVSQLALATEVLASLSAIYWGAQCFSKLIAKKKHQ, from the exons GCAACACCTTTCTTTATTGGAATGGTCTTGTTGGAGATGCTGGTGGGTTGGTTAAAGACTGGAAGCCTTGTCATTAAAGTCAATGATGGGACCACGTCTCTGTCAGCAGGAATGTTGTCCCGACTTCCTCA GCTCTTTGTGAGAGGTTTGGAGGTGTCCTGCTACATCTACGTTTGGAACAATTTCCGCATATTAGAGCTACCCTGGGACTCAGCTTGGACCTGGTGGGTAGCATTTCTTGGCGTGGACTTTGGATACTACTGGGTTCATAGATGCAGCCATG agtTAAATATCCTGTGGGCCGCTCATCAGGTTCATCACAGCTCTGAGTACTACAACCTGACCACAGCTCTACGACAGTCTGTAACACAACAGTTCTCCTCATGG ATTTTTTACCTTCCCATGGCGTTAATAGTTCCACCTTCAGTCTTTGCAGTCCACATTCAGTTTAATCTGCTCTACCAGTTTTGGATTCACACTGAG attgtcaGAGATCTTGGACCTCTTGAGTGGATTCTGAACACTCCCAGCCACCACAGAGTTCATCATG gcCGAAACCTCTACTGCATTGATAAGAATTATGGAGGAACCCTGATTATTTGGGACCGGATGTTAG GAACCTTTGCTCCAGAAAGTGATAAAGTTATTTATGGACTTACGCACCCCATCAACACTTTTGATATTTTGTATGTTCAG TTCTGCAACTACCTTTATCTGGTAGGGCAATTCTTCAATGCTGAATCTGTTGCACACAAGCTGGCTGTCATTTTTAACGGACCAGGATGGGCACCAGGCAAACCGAGACTAGGAGATCCTGAAGACCTGCCCAAG ATCACTGGAGACGAGGTGCCACACAGCCCGAAATGGCCTGCAGCACTGCAGGCTTATGTGCAAGTGCATTTCCTTCTCGTGCTGGGCGTTTACAACAACTTATTTGCAACACAATAT ATGCTCTCTCAAACACACGTGCTGCTTAATACTGGATACATCTTATTCACACTCACCTCTCTCGGTTACATTATGGACCAAAG GCCAAATGCTGCTGTGTGGGAGATGGTACGATGCCTCCTTATGTTAGCTCTTCACTGGTTTGGATATGTCAGTCCAGTGGTGTCTCAACTGGCTCTTGCAACAGAG GTACTTGCCTCTCTCTCTGCAATCTACTGGGGTGCACAGTGTTTCAGCAAGCTGATAGCCAAGAAGAAGCACCAGTGA